DNA sequence from the Streptomyces tsukubensis genome:
CATACTTCTGGGACAGGATGCTGATCTGATCCGGGCTGCGGAGGATCTGGCTCCGACCGTGCCCGTCGGCGTAGGCGAGCTGCTGATGTTCGGGGGTTTCGACTAAGACGAATGGGCCGCTGTGGCCCGCGTGTCCAGTAGTGCCGAGTGGCATGACCTGAATGCTGATACCCGGCAGGTCCGCGCAGGCCCGAATGTGACGCAGTGTCTCCGCGTGGACGCTGCTGCCCCCGAGCCTCTCCATGAGCACGACTTCGGTGAAGATGAAACTGATCGTGGTCGGGTTGTCCCGATGCAGGATGTCCTGGCGGCTGATGCGCCGGGCCACCAGCCTTTCGACCTCGTCTGTGGAGTAGGCGGGGACGCGACACAGGTAGACCGCACGGGCGTACTCGGGCGTCTGTAGCAGCCCTGGCAGTACTTGGTTCTCGTAGAACGAGAGGGCTAGCGCTTCCCTCTCCATGTCCAGATACTGTTCGGCGTGTGCCGGGATCATGTCGATCTCCGGCATGTTCTGCACTGCGACGACCAGCGCGCCTTTGGTGCCAAGAAGCTCGTCCAGTCTCTCGGCGTAGTCGAGCTTCAACGCCCGGCGACCCTGTTCGATCGACGCCACTGTCTCCAGGCTGATGCCGAGGTGCTCGGCGAGCTGCTCCTGCGTCAGGTGGGCGGCCTTGCGGAACAACGCCACTTGTTTGCCGACGAGCATGAGCGCGGACGCATTTCTCCGCTGCTGTTTCCTTGTGTACATACCTCATCAACTCCCCTACCCATGAGGGGAGTCACGCCCTGCGTACCCGTACAAATGAAATGTACGGGTGGACCCACTGCATTCCGGGGTCCACCGGCCGCCACGATCCCGCCATGAACGTGCTCTTCCCGCCCCCCTCCTTCCCCGTCCTCCGCGAGCGCTTCTACCCCCGCGCCCGCCAGACGGTCCCCGCCGCCCGGGAGTTCGTCCGCAGTGTCGTACGGGACTGGGTGCCGGCCGCCCGGCTCGACGACGTCCTTGTCTGTGTCAGCGAGCTGACCACCAATGCCGTACGGCACGGCGTACCGCCCGGCCGGGGCTACCGGATCCGGATCTGCCGCTTCCCGGACGGACTGCTGCGGATCGAAGTCCACGACAGCGGTGACGGCTTTGCGCTCCCTCCCGTCCCGGCGCCCGCCGGGGACGCCGACGAGGAGTCCGGGCGGGGGCTGCTGATCGTGGATGCCCTCGCGGACAAGTGGGGCGTCGGTGAGCGGCTGCCGGGGAAGGTCGTGTGGTGCGAGTTCGCCGCGGGTGTCAGCGGCGCGGGGTGAGCAGGTCGGGCAGGCGGGTGAGGCCGTCCGCGCCGTAGCCCTCCTCGACCGCGCGGTTGATCAGACGCTCCAGCGGCTGGAAGAACTCCGTCGGGATGCCCTCGTCGGAGAGGGTGTTCAGCAGGTTGGGCAGGGCGGCCTGGTTCACGGCGAGGCTTGAGACGTCGGTGAGGTGCTCGCCGGTGTCCAGGGCCTCCGCTTCGTCGGTGATGAACAGCGCCATGGCGTTGAGCCACTCCCGCAGGGGGTCCGCGAGGTCTTTCGCGGGGATGCCGGCCGCCTTGGCCAGGGCGAAGGCGTGCATGGTGCCGATGCCCATGCCGTACATGCCGATGAGGAGGGCGAAGTCGTACAGGGCGGCCCGCCCCGCGTCCTCACCGACGTAGCGTGCGCCGCCCAGCGCGCCGAAGGTGCCCTCGTACTCCTCGAACGCCTTCGGGTCGCCGCTGTAGAAGACGTACGCGTCCGGCCCGGCGATCATCTGCGGGCTCGCCATGATCCCGCCGTCCAGGTAGCGCGCACCGTGCCCGGCGGCCCAGGCGGCCAGTTCACGGCCCTGGGCGGGGGTCCCGTTGGTGAGGTTGGCGATCGTAAGGCCGCGGAGGCTCCCGGCAACGGGCTCCAGGATGCCGCGGACGTTGTCGTTGGTGGTCAGGCAGAGAACGAGGAGTTCGCTCGCGCCCACCGCCCCGGCGACGTCCGCGGCGGGCTCCGCGCCCTGGGCCACCAGCGGACCGGTCTTTGCGGCGGTGCGGTTCCAGACGGTCACCGGATGCCCGGCCTTCAGAAAGGCGGCGGCGAGGGCCGAGCCCATCATGCCGAGACCCAGGACGGAGACGGCGGGCTTGGCGACAGACATAAGGGTGCTCCCTGGGAAAGTGAGGTGGAGGGGGTTCCTGATCGGAGGACTCCATTCTCGAATTCCGGAAGGGCCTTCACAAGTACCGACTAATTAGTGGGCTACTTACCGAAAGGTGAGTAACGGGCCGCGGGAGCACCAGCCGAGAGGTCCGTTCAGTCCCGGGCGCCCTCCCCTTGGTCGGGGCCTGCGGTTACCGTCCGGGTGGACCCGTCGGCATCGGAGGACTGCACCGGGAGCCGTACCGCGATGAGATCACCGACGCCCGCGACCTCGTTCAGCGCGTCGGCCAGTGCCAGCATCACCCGCCGTACCGCTTCGATCTCCTTGCGCAGCTCGGCGGCCCGGTCCCAGCGGCGTTCGTGCGAGACGGGGTCGACGTGCTCGGAGCGGAGGTTCTCATGCGCCGCGAGGAGGGGGTGCCACTTGCTGAGCAGCGGGCGTACGCAGAGATTGAGCACGGTGACCGCGAGCGCCCCGAACGTCACCTGGCCCGCCGGGACCCGGGGTGCGACCGCCGGACCGTAACGGCGCAGGATGTCCCGTGTCGTACCGAAGACGGTGTACAGGGACGACAGCGCCTCCCGCAGCAGGCCTTCGTCCTCCTTGAGTTCGACGACGGAGATCCGGGTGGCCAGCTCGACGTACAGCTCCCAGGCCGCGTCGCGTTCGGCCTCATCCGGCTCCCAGACCCCTGATATCTCGCCCACCAGCGGGATCGCCAGCTTCACGCTGATCTGACGGGGTACGAAGGCGCTGCTCCGGCCCCCTCCGGTCCGCCTCTGCCTCTGACGCATATCCACAACCTTCCCTGCGGCCGAACATGGCATGTCACTCTATGAGTTGGTGCGAGTCGCACAAGTGCAGTCCATGCCGGGGGGATGGATGAAGAGGGACGGCTTCATTTCGTACAGCCACAAAAGGGACATCGAGCTGGCGCAGGCGTTACAGCGCGGGCTCCACCAGTTGGCCCGGCCGTGGACGAGACGGCCCGTCCTCAGTGTCTTCCGGGACACGACCAGCCTGTCCGCCAACCACGATCTGTGGTCGTCGATCCTCAAAGAGCTGGAGCAGACCCGGTACTTCATCTATCTGGCCTCACCGGAGGCCGCCCAGTCACGCTGGGTCCGCAAGGAGATCCAGTTCTGGCTGGACAACCGCCCACTGGACCGCTTCCTGATCGCGGTCAGCTCGGGGAAGGTGGTGTGGGACCAAGAGGCCGGGGACTTCGACTGGGAGCGGACGGACGCTCTGCCCGATCTGCTGCGGGGGCAGTTCACGACCGAACCCCTGTGGGTGGACCTGACCCGGATCCGGGAAGGCAGCAAATACTCCCTGCGGCAGGCGGAGTTCCGGGATGCGGTCGGGACCCTGGCCGCGCCGCTGCACGGAGTCGGCAAGGACGCGCTCGACAGCGAGGACATCCGGCAGCACCGTCTCTCGGCCCGACTGCGGCGTGGCGCGATCTCGGGTCTGGTGGTGCTGCTGGTCACGGCGCTGGCGGCGGGCGGTCTCGCGTTACAGCAGCGGAACGAGGCGCTGAACCGGGCGCGGACCTCGGCGTCACAGGCGCTGGCGGCGCGGGCGCTGGAGACGCTGGACGCGGATCCGCGGAAGGCGGCGCAGTTCGCGCTGTACGCGGAGAAGGTCAAGCCGACGGCTGATTCGGCGCAGGCACTGGCGGCGACCGTGGCGGCCAACAGCCATGTGGAGCGCCATCTGAAGCCCGGCTCCGACAAGGTGAGTGCATTCATCGGCTCGCGGTCCCGGCCGCCGGCCCAGGTCGCGATCAGCCGAGACGGCGGAATACTCGCCTACTACGCAGCCTCCGGCTCCGACCGGGTGCATATCTACGACATCCGGGCCGGACGGCAGCTGAAGACCCTCCCGGCGCGTTACAACGGGGCGGTCGGGGGGAGACTCGAACTCAGCTCGGACGGCGCCGTGCTGGCCGTGGAAGGAGTGCAACACCTGGTCGAAGTGTGGGATGTGCGGAAGGCCCGGCTGCTGCGTTCCAGAACGATGGGTAACCCGGAGGATCTCAGCAACGTCGAGACGAATCTGCGGGCGATGGCCCTCTCCTCGGACGGCCGTCGGCTCGCCACTGCGCAGGCCACTTCGGGTACGCGTGAACTCCACATCAGCATTCTGGACACAGTGACAGGGCAGGTCGTCCACGAGGATTCGACGGGTTCCGAGGGAGTGCACATCGGTCTTGCCTTTGTGAAGGACAGCCACCGGTTGCTTGCGCTCGACGCGCTGGAGGGTTCGACCCGCGTCCACGACCCGTTGCGCGGCACCTGGAGCACCGCCAGGAAACTGGACGGATACCCTGCGAAGCCCAGGGACGTCGATACGGAAGTGTCCTCCGGAGCCGAACAGGCCGCGCTCGTGTTCCCGGACGGGAGAACGCAGCTCTGGGACCTCGTCACCGGCAGACGGATCGCCTCTCTGGCGACGGACGGGCCCGACATCATGACCCTCCCGGATCCTGAAGTCCGTCTTCTCGCCGGGGCTCGGGGCGGAACGGTGACGATGTACGACCGGAAGCTGGGACAGGACCGGGTGCTCGGGGCCTTCAGCTTCCCGGTCCAGAATCTGGCGGTCTCCGGAGACGGCCGGTGGGTGGCTGCCGGGTCGGACGACGGCGCGATCTCCCTCTTCTCCACGGACGCCCGGCGTGCCGGTGCGGTGCTTCCGAACACGGACGGGCTGAAGGCCGGGGCACTGTCGTCGGACGGTCGGGTCGCCCTCCGCATCCTGCGCCGGCAGCCGGTGGATGTATGGACGGTCGGCAAGGGCGAAGGAGGGCTGAAGCGGGTCGTCCGGCTGCCGACGGTGTTCAACGACGAACGCCCGGACATCGGCGTGACGGTGACGTCCGACGGAGCCCGGCTGGCCTCACTGGAACGCGGAGAACTGCGGATGTGGGACACCCGCACGGGTCGGATGATCGGTGATCCCGTTGTGTACAGGCCCATGCTGGGGTCTCGCTTCGGCAGTCAGCTCTTCTTCCTGGCCGATGACGTCCATCTGGTGGGTGTCTGGGAGGAGGGCGTGCTGATCGTCGACTCGCGGACCGGAAAGGTCCGGCAGCAGTTGTACCGGAAAGCCGACGCCACCCAGTTGGTGGTCAGCGGCGACCGGGAGCACCTGGTGCTGCTGGACACATCGGCGGACGAGGTCTCGGTGTGGCGGTCGGCCGGTGAGGCGCGGCTGGAGAAGGTACGCACGGTGGGCGTCGACGGCGAGGCGGATGACGTGTCGTTGAGCCACAGTGGCAAGAAGGCCGCAGTGCTTGCCGGGGACGGCAGGATCTCCTTCATCGACACCCCCTCGGGGCGGATCACCGACGGTGCCGTGCTGTCGCAGTCCGGACGCGGATCGGTGGTCTTGAGCCGGGACGGCAGGATCGCCGCCCGGGCTTTCAGCTCCCGCGACGATGTGGGAGTGCGCTTCTGGGACACGGGCGGCGGAGATGCGCTGGGGACCTGGCCACTGAGGCTTGGCGCCACCGGGGCGGAGAAGGGACCACGGGCGGACCCGCTCCTCGGTGAAGAGGACGTGCAGATCGCCCCGTCCCCCGACGGAGGCTTCCTCACCCTGGGGATCGACGGCTCCCTGGTCCGGCGGACCCTGGACCCCGATGTCTGGCGCCGGGACCTGTGCTCTCTGGCCCCGGATCCGCTGCCGAAGGCCGAGTACGAACGGTATCTCGGTGATCTCTCGGTGGGCCGCCCCTGCCCGGCCTGAGGCGGTCCTCCCCGGCCGGCGGCATGGTCCCGTACCGGCTGGCGGGGGAACCCCGTCCGGCGCACCCTGGGAGGTGGACAAGGGTGGAGGTGGTCCGTCATGCGCGCACAGACGCTTGTCGGGTGGCATGTCGAGATGGAGTTCCGGGAAGACGGCGACCGGACGAAGGCCGCCGCGATGGTCCGGCTGTCCGACGGGACCGAGATCAGAGGGCACGGGAACGCCCAGCGGCATCCCACGGACGCGGAGCAGCTGCGGGTCGGGGAAGAGATCGCCGGGGCGCGGGCGCTGATGGAGATCGCGTCGCAGCTGTTGCAGAAGGCGCACCACGAGATCGACGAGGCGTCGGGGCGGACCTCGCATCCGCTGAACTGATCCGACCCGGCGTTGATCGTTTGTTTATCAGACATCGTTGTCGCGCTGTCACTCTCGGCGCATGCGACAACACAGACACAGACGTATACAGGGTGGGCTGCTGAGCGCGGCGCTGCTGGCCGGAGCCCTGGCGGCGGTACCCGCGCAGGCCGCGACCGCGCCGGATCCCGGGGCGGTGCGGGCTGCCTCCGTACCGACCGGGCAGGCCGTCCTGCTGCAGAACATCAGGAACGGTGCCCAGTTGGGGATCACGGCCACCGGGGGCGGCAATATCGCCGAGGCGCGGGCCCCTCAGGGGGACAACCACAACCAGGCGTGGGTACTGGAGCGGACGCCGGGTGGGACGTATCTGCTGCGCAACAGCGAGCTGCGGAACTTCTGCCTGGTCCGGGATCCGGAGCCACTGGCCGGGCTCTGCGACGAGCCCGGTGCCCCGTGGGACGTCCAGCGGATCGGTGACGGCGAGTACTGGATCAAGGAGCCGGGGGCCGACCGGTATCTGACCAGTTCGACGGAGATCAGCAAGAGTGAGAAGCAGGCCGATCTGAGGATGGGGACGGACGGGGACGACCGGGGGACCTGGTTCATGACCCCCGTCGACTGGCCCCGGCAGCCCATGCCGCCGCAGGACCGGCGGACGCTGGAGCACATGACGTATCTGACCGCCCACAACGCGATGATCAACAAGGAGGACGGGTACAGCACCGTCGCGCCCAATCAGCCGCATTCGATGGAACGTCAGCTCGCCGACGGAGTCAGGGCGCTGATGCCCGACGTCAACGCCCAGGTGGTCAACGGGGCCATTTGGCTCTGTCACGGCGGGAGCTGCGGCGGCGTTCCGAACCCGAACAACAACCTGGCGACGATGCTGGGGACGCTGAAGACCTTCCTCGACGCCAACCCCTCCGAGATCGTCTCCGTCTTCATCGAGGATCAGTCGAGCCTGAGCAACGAGGACTATGAGCGGTACGGGCTGAATCTCGTGCCGGGCGTGAAAGACCTGCTGTTCGTGCCCGACGACTCGGTGGTGCCCGACGGGCTGAAACAGGGCTGGGACGTCCATCGCAACGGCTGGCCGCTGCTCAAGGACATGATCGCCAAGAACAAGCGGCTGCTGATCTTCTCGGGGAACACGGGCCGGCAGTCCATCGGCTTCATGGCGGACCAGCGCTGGCGGGTCGAGAACCACTGGTCCATGGGCCTCGGTCTGGGCAACTCCGACTGGGCCTGTTTTTCGCGCTGGGGAAACAAGCCGCTCGGAGCCCGGCCCTCCGGGAAGTTCCGGCCGCTGTTCTTCATGAACCACTTCCGCGATGTGCCGATGGCGCCGACGTACACGACGGACAACGAGAAGATGAGGCAGCGGGCCGAGAACGTGTGCACCACGGCCGCCCGCCGCAAGCCGAACTTCGTCGCCGTCGACCAGTACAAGAGCGGCGATCTGTTCCCGCAGATCGCGCACATGAACACGTACTGGTACCAGGCGCAGGCCGCCCCCGGCTCCGGCGGCGGACAGCAGCCCGATCCGGGGACGCCCGCCGGTGACCCCTTTGACAACGGTGTCGACCGGCGCGGTCCCAAGCCCGCCGAGGGTGTTCCCCATCCGTCCTGCCGTCCCGAGGGGATGATCCCGACCGCCGGGGCGTCCGCCCGCTACTGCGACGTGTACGACAAGGAGGGGCGGGAGTGGCTCGGCGGCGCCGGGCACGACCGGCGGATCGTCGGCTACTTCAACGCCACCCGCAACGGCACCGACGGCCGCCCCCGCTATCTGGTGAAGAACATCCCCTGGAGCCGGGTCACCCATATCAACTACGCCTTCGCCCGGATCGAAGGGAACCGGATATCCGTCGGTGACGAGGGCGCGGCGAACAATCCTGCGACCCGGATGACGTGGCCCGGTGTGACCGGCGCGGAGATGGACCCGGGGCTGCCGTACCAGGGCCACTTCAACCAACTGGCCAAGTACAAGAAGCGGCATCCGCAGGTCAAGGCG
Encoded proteins:
- a CDS encoding helix-turn-helix domain-containing protein — its product is MLVGKQVALFRKAAHLTQEQLAEHLGISLETVASIEQGRRALKLDYAERLDELLGTKGALVVAVQNMPEIDMIPAHAEQYLDMEREALALSFYENQVLPGLLQTPEYARAVYLCRVPAYSTDEVERLVARRISRQDILHRDNPTTISFIFTEVVLMERLGGSSVHAETLRHIRACADLPGISIQVMPLGTTGHAGHSGPFVLVETPEHQQLAYADGHGRSQILRSPDQISILSQKYAMLRTQALNLVETKHLLDRLLGEQ
- a CDS encoding ATP-binding protein codes for the protein MNVLFPPPSFPVLRERFYPRARQTVPAAREFVRSVVRDWVPAARLDDVLVCVSELTTNAVRHGVPPGRGYRIRICRFPDGLLRIEVHDSGDGFALPPVPAPAGDADEESGRGLLIVDALADKWGVGERLPGKVVWCEFAAGVSGAG
- a CDS encoding NAD(P)-dependent oxidoreductase, with the protein product MSVAKPAVSVLGLGMMGSALAAAFLKAGHPVTVWNRTAAKTGPLVAQGAEPAADVAGAVGASELLVLCLTTNDNVRGILEPVAGSLRGLTIANLTNGTPAQGRELAAWAAGHGARYLDGGIMASPQMIAGPDAYVFYSGDPKAFEEYEGTFGALGGARYVGEDAGRAALYDFALLIGMYGMGIGTMHAFALAKAAGIPAKDLADPLREWLNAMALFITDEAEALDTGEHLTDVSSLAVNQAALPNLLNTLSDEGIPTEFFQPLERLINRAVEEGYGADGLTRLPDLLTPRR
- a CDS encoding TIR domain-containing protein, giving the protein MKRDGFISYSHKRDIELAQALQRGLHQLARPWTRRPVLSVFRDTTSLSANHDLWSSILKELEQTRYFIYLASPEAAQSRWVRKEIQFWLDNRPLDRFLIAVSSGKVVWDQEAGDFDWERTDALPDLLRGQFTTEPLWVDLTRIREGSKYSLRQAEFRDAVGTLAAPLHGVGKDALDSEDIRQHRLSARLRRGAISGLVVLLVTALAAGGLALQQRNEALNRARTSASQALAARALETLDADPRKAAQFALYAEKVKPTADSAQALAATVAANSHVERHLKPGSDKVSAFIGSRSRPPAQVAISRDGGILAYYAASGSDRVHIYDIRAGRQLKTLPARYNGAVGGRLELSSDGAVLAVEGVQHLVEVWDVRKARLLRSRTMGNPEDLSNVETNLRAMALSSDGRRLATAQATSGTRELHISILDTVTGQVVHEDSTGSEGVHIGLAFVKDSHRLLALDALEGSTRVHDPLRGTWSTARKLDGYPAKPRDVDTEVSSGAEQAALVFPDGRTQLWDLVTGRRIASLATDGPDIMTLPDPEVRLLAGARGGTVTMYDRKLGQDRVLGAFSFPVQNLAVSGDGRWVAAGSDDGAISLFSTDARRAGAVLPNTDGLKAGALSSDGRVALRILRRQPVDVWTVGKGEGGLKRVVRLPTVFNDERPDIGVTVTSDGARLASLERGELRMWDTRTGRMIGDPVVYRPMLGSRFGSQLFFLADDVHLVGVWEEGVLIVDSRTGKVRQQLYRKADATQLVVSGDREHLVLLDTSADEVSVWRSAGEARLEKVRTVGVDGEADDVSLSHSGKKAAVLAGDGRISFIDTPSGRITDGAVLSQSGRGSVVLSRDGRIAARAFSSRDDVGVRFWDTGGGDALGTWPLRLGATGAEKGPRADPLLGEEDVQIAPSPDGGFLTLGIDGSLVRRTLDPDVWRRDLCSLAPDPLPKAEYERYLGDLSVGRPCPA
- a CDS encoding DUF1876 domain-containing protein, with translation MRAQTLVGWHVEMEFREDGDRTKAAAMVRLSDGTEIRGHGNAQRHPTDAEQLRVGEEIAGARALMEIASQLLQKAHHEIDEASGRTSHPLN